One genomic window of Lytechinus variegatus isolate NC3 chromosome 1, Lvar_3.0, whole genome shotgun sequence includes the following:
- the LOC121416726 gene encoding pyrroline-5-carboxylate reductase 3-like → MALANLKIGFIGAGSMAQAVIEGWIRANVVKPNQIMASAPSDRNLCKLREKGLSTTHDNAELVKSCAVIVIACKPYQCKDVLPPLPFGPHHLVLSVVAALSCPAHEALLPPGTRLVRTMPNVAIAVCEGIIGVVRGSHATDEDMALVDKLVQPIAFYEVMSDPQLDLMSSAVCTGVAWAAMVLEGLADGAVMVGLPRSLALKTAAITLMGTGKLHMETGKHPGEIKDSVCSPGGSTIRGVHALEKSGVRAAMMNAVEAATEQIKNMSKK, encoded by the exons ATGTTGTCAAACCAAACCAGATAATGGCCAGTGCACCCAGTGACAGAAACCTCTGCAAATTAAGG GAAAAGGGCCTGTCCACAACCCATGACAATGCTGAGTTGGTCAAATCATGTGCAGTTATTGTCATTGCATGCAAGCCTTATCAGTGCAAGGACGTACTACCCCCTTTACCATTCGGTCCACATCACCTTGTCCTGTCGGTTGTAGCCGCCCTAAGCTGCCCTGCCCATGAAGCC TTATTGCCTCCAGGAACCCGGTTAGTGCGAACCATGCCCAACGTTGCAATCGCCGTCTGCGAAGGCATCATAGGAGTTGTCCGGGGCTCCCACGCAACGGACGAAGACATGGCACTCGTAGATAAACTCGTACAACCCATTGCCTTCTACGAAGTGATGTCTGATCCTCAGCTCGATCTTATGTCTTCTGCAGTTTGTACTGGAGTAGCTTGG GCTGCCATGGTATTGGAAGGTCTTGCTGATGGAGCTGTCATGGTGGGACTCCCTCGCTCTTTAGCCTTAAAAACAGCCGCCATCACATTAATG GGTACTGGCAAGTTACACATGGAGACTGGCAAACATCCCGGAGAGATCAAAGACTCTGTGTGCTCTCCAGGTGGATCTACAATCAGGGGTGTGCACGCCTTGGAGAAGAGCGGCGTGAGGGCAGCCATGATGAATGCAGTTGAGGCAGCCACCGAGCAAATCAAAAACATGTCCAAGAAGTGA